A region of Paenibacillus sp. 37 DNA encodes the following proteins:
- a CDS encoding NAD(P)H-binding protein, whose translation MNITVFGASGAIGQLVTQLALDHGDFVTAYVRNPKKISLKHPNLSLLQGEISNTSTIEKAIAESDVVISTLGPASDMSRKLKGTPIADGHELMIRAMNKLNKKRFITLATPALQSDDDKKNMSTILPGVLAKVLLPNGYAEMKKIEGMIKESNLDWTVVRIINPNVKYTGQSYDYSFGDQSAKMSVSRENVGKFMYSAARDNQLIRKMPIIYNK comes from the coding sequence ATGAACATCACTGTTTTTGGTGCAAGTGGTGCAATTGGACAGCTTGTAACCCAACTTGCATTAGATCACGGAGATTTCGTTACGGCATACGTTAGAAACCCCAAAAAAATCAGTCTCAAACATCCAAATTTGAGCCTTTTACAAGGGGAAATTTCAAATACTTCAACCATCGAGAAAGCCATTGCCGAATCCGATGTCGTAATCAGCACATTGGGTCCAGCATCCGATATGTCACGAAAGCTTAAAGGCACGCCGATTGCTGACGGGCACGAACTGATGATTAGGGCTATGAACAAACTTAACAAAAAAAGGTTCATTACACTTGCAACGCCAGCTTTGCAATCAGATGACGATAAGAAAAACATGTCCACGATACTTCCAGGTGTATTAGCCAAAGTTCTCCTTCCAAACGGTTATGCAGAAATGAAGAAAATAGAAGGAATGATTAAGGAATCGAATCTGGATTGGACAGTCGTTCGAATTATTAACCCCAATGTTAAATACACAGGGCAGTCTTATGACTATTCATTCGGAGATCAATCGGCTAAAATGTCTGTTTCCAGAGAAAATGTTGGCAAATTCATGTACTCTGCTGCTCGTGACAACCAATTGATTAGAAAAATGCCTATTATTTATAACAAATAA
- a CDS encoding VanZ family protein, whose amino-acid sequence MVKQRKILLTVTVLYTLLVLYFMFFAFGRGEDLENITQYTFIFMPENFLKLPSPFDLLHPSLMSMVGFGNTIAFIPFGILIPWLYRVSFVRFITLFFIAILVLETIQALTFLGSFDINDALQNSIGAALGFGAYKLGFRYRSLGRNLVATAISGMILFIALWGLGAAVDKITTKVEGPFVAINDWTDTSGHSSAGDKPDSILINGQKVPLRYNLYGAEDGDSRTFTYKSEGQTIFSFDYGCPEPTDYSGSISVTRDGNEILTGSGEDQQSNPDLFPSLFKIPLEPGDELKITIKGDMKAWDVGYTRMQYFWN is encoded by the coding sequence ATGGTCAAACAACGCAAGATTTTATTAACTGTAACCGTATTGTACACATTGCTTGTTCTTTATTTTATGTTCTTCGCTTTCGGCAGAGGAGAGGATTTGGAGAACATTACCCAATATACCTTTATTTTCATGCCCGAGAACTTCCTTAAGTTGCCGTCTCCATTTGATCTTCTGCATCCCAGCCTCATGAGTATGGTGGGTTTCGGGAACACTATTGCGTTTATTCCTTTCGGTATATTGATTCCATGGCTGTACCGGGTCAGCTTCGTCCGGTTCATCACCTTATTCTTCATCGCGATTCTTGTGCTGGAAACGATCCAGGCCCTTACATTCCTGGGCAGCTTCGATATCAACGACGCTCTTCAGAATTCGATTGGAGCAGCCCTCGGTTTTGGGGCGTACAAGCTTGGTTTCCGTTACCGGAGCCTCGGGCGCAATCTGGTGGCAACGGCTATATCGGGTATGATTCTTTTTATAGCTTTATGGGGATTAGGGGCGGCGGTAGACAAAATAACAACAAAAGTAGAGGGCCCGTTTGTGGCGATCAATGACTGGACGGATACTTCGGGCCATTCATCCGCTGGAGACAAGCCGGACAGCATCCTAATCAACGGACAGAAGGTACCGCTTCGCTATAACCTATATGGTGCTGAAGACGGAGATTCCAGAACGTTCACGTACAAGTCTGAGGGACAGACGATTTTCTCCTTCGATTACGGATGCCCCGAACCAACGGATTATTCTGGTAGTATCAGTGTTACTCGGGATGGCAATGAAATATTGACCGGCTCTGGAGAAGATCAGCAGAGTAATCCCGATCTATTTCCGTCGCTATTCAAAATCCCGCTTGAGCCGGGCGATGAGCTGAAGATCACGATTAAGGGCGACATGAAAGCATGGGATGTCGGGTATACGCGGATGCAGTATTTCTGGAACTGA
- a CDS encoding GntR family transcriptional regulator has protein sequence MPIPKDFSLPVRMSAKERAFSQIQRWIIDGTLQPGEKLIDAEMAESLGVSRTPIREAFQLLEVQGLVSMHPGKETKVTNIEKNDIFKMYSTMAALQALAAEITAQIIVPEQIEKLRSLNLEFASSIKNGQVYQAMEVDEQFHNYIVELSDNPYVATFNTSLQIHIRRFKYVFLKQPITATLASVEEHDLIIKAFEGKNSEDAHVIMKQNFIRPMQELNEIL, from the coding sequence ATGCCAATTCCTAAAGATTTTTCCTTGCCCGTCCGTATGTCCGCAAAAGAAAGAGCGTTTTCTCAGATTCAGCGATGGATCATTGATGGAACACTGCAACCAGGTGAAAAGCTTATTGATGCGGAAATGGCTGAATCGCTTGGAGTTAGCCGGACACCGATTCGGGAGGCATTTCAGTTACTCGAAGTTCAAGGCCTCGTGTCTATGCATCCAGGAAAAGAAACAAAAGTAACGAATATTGAGAAAAACGATATTTTTAAGATGTATTCAACAATGGCCGCTCTTCAAGCTTTAGCTGCTGAAATCACCGCCCAAATTATTGTTCCAGAACAGATTGAGAAACTAAGATCACTAAATTTGGAATTCGCAAGTTCCATTAAAAATGGGCAAGTTTATCAGGCTATGGAGGTGGATGAGCAATTTCATAATTATATTGTGGAGCTCTCAGATAATCCTTATGTGGCCACATTTAATACCTCTCTCCAGATTCACATTAGGCGATTTAAATATGTGTTTTTAAAACAACCTATTACAGCTACACTTGCTTCAGTCGAAGAGCATGATTTGATTATTAAAGCTTTTGAAGGCAAAAATAGTGAGGATGCTCACGTAATAATGAAACAAAATTTTATTCGACCAATGCAGGAACTGAACGAAATACTTTGA
- the ilvD gene encoding dihydroxy-acid dehydratase yields MENKKDLRIRSKVISEGANRVPNRAMLRAVGFQDEDFKKPMIGIASTWSEVTPCNMHINDLAVQAKQGARNNGGAPLIFNTITVSDGISMGHGGMLFSLPSREAIADSIEIVTGAERFDGVVAIGGCDKNTPACLMAIGRMNIPSVYVYGGTIQPGNLDGKNVDIVSAFEAVGQYQDGKITDEQLHKVECSVCPGPGACGGMYTANTMAAAAEAMGMCLPGSSSTSAISADKALECEAAGKQVISLLEQEIYPRDIMTKKAFENAITVVMALGGSTNAFLHLLAIAHSVEVDLTLDDFERIRLRVPHLADLKPSGQYVMQDLNDIGGVSGVMKLLLAEGLLHGDCLTVTGKTLAENLAESAPLENDQEIIRPLNNPLKPNGPLVVLRGNLAPEGAVAKMSGMKIQQFSGPTKVYDSEDEATVAIMNDEIKEGDVVVIRYCGPKGGPGMPEMLSVTALIVGKGLGGKVALITDGRFSGGSHGFVVGHVSPEAQVGGPISLLRNGDIITIDSDIQEMKVELSEEELVARAQAWVQPPLKVKSGVLAKYAKLVSSASKGAVTDLME; encoded by the coding sequence ATGGAAAACAAAAAAGATCTTCGTATTCGAAGTAAAGTGATCAGTGAAGGTGCTAACCGGGTTCCGAACAGAGCGATGCTGCGTGCAGTTGGTTTTCAAGATGAGGATTTTAAAAAGCCAATGATCGGAATAGCGAGTACGTGGAGTGAAGTAACACCGTGTAATATGCACATCAATGATTTAGCGGTGCAAGCTAAGCAGGGTGCACGTAATAACGGCGGTGCTCCACTAATTTTTAATACAATTACCGTGTCAGATGGGATCTCCATGGGGCACGGCGGGATGTTGTTCTCACTACCAAGTCGAGAAGCTATAGCTGATTCGATTGAAATTGTAACCGGAGCAGAGCGTTTTGACGGCGTGGTTGCGATCGGTGGGTGTGACAAGAATACGCCTGCATGTCTGATGGCTATTGGACGGATGAACATTCCTTCCGTTTATGTATATGGAGGAACCATTCAACCGGGTAATCTCGATGGTAAAAATGTAGATATCGTTTCGGCTTTTGAAGCCGTGGGTCAATATCAAGATGGGAAAATAACAGATGAACAGCTGCATAAGGTCGAATGTAGCGTTTGTCCAGGTCCAGGGGCTTGTGGCGGCATGTATACCGCTAATACGATGGCGGCAGCTGCAGAAGCAATGGGCATGTGTTTACCTGGTTCTTCTTCAACATCAGCCATTTCAGCCGATAAAGCATTGGAATGCGAAGCAGCTGGTAAGCAGGTCATCTCACTTCTTGAACAGGAAATCTACCCAAGAGACATTATGACGAAGAAAGCATTTGAGAATGCGATCACGGTTGTTATGGCTCTAGGCGGGTCAACCAATGCGTTTCTCCATCTGCTAGCGATTGCGCACTCGGTTGAAGTAGATCTAACCCTGGATGATTTTGAGCGTATTCGTTTGCGTGTTCCTCATTTGGCGGATCTGAAGCCAAGTGGTCAATATGTCATGCAGGACTTGAATGATATTGGTGGTGTTTCCGGGGTAATGAAGCTATTGCTTGCTGAGGGTTTACTTCATGGGGATTGCCTCACCGTAACAGGTAAAACGTTAGCGGAGAATTTAGCGGAATCTGCTCCACTTGAAAATGACCAAGAGATTATACGACCGCTCAATAATCCACTTAAGCCAAATGGACCACTGGTTGTACTTCGAGGAAATCTCGCCCCTGAAGGCGCTGTTGCGAAAATGTCAGGCATGAAGATCCAACAGTTCTCTGGCCCGACTAAGGTGTATGATAGTGAAGATGAGGCGACAGTAGCGATTATGAATGATGAAATTAAAGAAGGAGACGTCGTGGTCATACGCTATTGTGGTCCGAAGGGTGGACCGGGTATGCCTGAGATGCTTTCCGTTACAGCACTCATCGTAGGAAAGGGGCTCGGCGGGAAAGTAGCTCTCATCACAGATGGTAGATTCTCTGGGGGATCGCATGGATTTGTAGTCGGCCATGTATCACCTGAAGCACAAGTAGGTGGACCGATCTCGTTGCTTAGAAATGGGGATATTATTACCATCGATAGCGACATTCAGGAGATGAAGGTTGAGTTATCAGAAGAAGAGTTAGTTGCTAGAGCACAAGCTTGGGTACAACCGCCACTGAAAGTGAAATCCGGTGTACTCGCCAAATATGCTAAATTAGTTTCCTCCGCTTCCAAAGGGGCAGTAACCGATTTGATGGAATAA
- a CDS encoding TetR/AcrR family transcriptional regulator, translating to MNKKIDLRILRSKHSIKKAFIELLNEKGYEGITIQDIADKAMINRNTFYLHYQNKPDLLNVSMDELLEELNSTLKQCSSSKTPVSGSMLEQLMQTILEKIKDNIPFYRALLLDENRIYGFQSKMEEIIKNTVEDGLDDISLKISKELLLQYIASTFMGIVIWWVKNDFSYTPNELASQFGKILTHGHLKAAGISIDD from the coding sequence ATGAACAAAAAAATCGATTTGCGTATCCTTCGCTCCAAACATTCGATAAAAAAAGCGTTTATAGAACTTCTTAATGAAAAGGGGTACGAAGGAATTACGATTCAAGATATTGCCGATAAGGCAATGATTAACCGAAATACCTTTTACCTTCATTATCAGAACAAACCCGATTTGTTAAACGTATCTATGGACGAATTACTAGAAGAACTAAATAGTACACTCAAGCAATGCTCAAGCAGCAAAACTCCTGTAAGCGGCTCTATGCTTGAACAACTAATGCAAACCATACTGGAGAAAATTAAGGACAATATTCCCTTTTACAGAGCATTGTTACTAGATGAGAATAGAATCTATGGTTTTCAATCAAAGATGGAGGAAATTATAAAAAATACAGTGGAAGATGGCTTGGATGATATTTCCCTGAAGATTTCAAAGGAATTATTACTTCAATATATTGCATCTACTTTTATGGGCATTGTAATATGGTGGGTTAAAAATGATTTTTCTTATACTCCAAATGAACTCGCTTCTCAATTCGGAAAAATTTTAACTCATGGACACTTAAAAGCCGCAGGTATTTCAATCGATGATTAA
- a CDS encoding GNAT family N-acetyltransferase, which translates to MAEKEDIRVLLDVRNNKDLFTTYLNQQEKKEVYLLVAEMDRSTILGFGLLKLSSYVSPKLSDLYVNENYRGSGIGSSLIRHHEKLAKKLGYSEIFVGVDPIGNPKMIKLITKLGYKRITEPYSRTALFHNEDGTTYEKTYTRVDLKRSLN; encoded by the coding sequence TTGGCAGAGAAAGAAGATATCAGAGTTCTGCTTGATGTAAGAAATAACAAGGACTTATTTACCACGTATTTGAACCAACAAGAAAAAAAGGAAGTGTATCTCCTAGTTGCTGAAATGGATAGATCAACAATTTTGGGGTTCGGTCTTCTAAAACTTAGTAGTTACGTATCTCCCAAATTGAGTGACTTATATGTAAATGAAAATTATCGTGGCAGTGGTATTGGTTCGAGTTTAATTAGACATCATGAAAAACTTGCAAAGAAACTCGGCTATTCTGAAATATTCGTTGGTGTTGACCCAATTGGGAATCCAAAAATGATAAAGCTTATAACTAAGCTTGGATATAAAAGAATTACTGAACCATACTCAAGAACAGCTCTATTCCACAATGAAGACGGGACAACGTATGAGAAAACTTATACAAGGGTTGATTTGAAGAGGTCATTGAACTAA
- a CDS encoding DsbA family protein: MSIEQAKKAHAELEQQAAMMGLVYNIDQIKPTNTFDAHRLTQYAKSVGKDQELAEKLFYSYYTDAKLISDHVTLADIAESVGMNRDESIAVLHDSSKYASEVRSDEATAKQLGITGAPFFVIDRKYAISGAQPTEVFLKALNQASQ, from the coding sequence ATGAGTATCGAGCAAGCGAAAAAGGCACATGCTGAACTTGAACAACAAGCAGCAATGATGGGTCTCGTGTATAATATCGACCAAATAAAGCCCACCAATACGTTTGATGCGCATCGTTTAACCCAGTATGCCAAATCTGTGGGTAAAGATCAGGAATTAGCAGAGAAGCTGTTCTACTCTTATTACACGGACGCCAAGCTAATTAGTGATCATGTTACTTTAGCAGATATTGCAGAATCAGTTGGAATGAATAGGGACGAGTCAATCGCAGTTCTCCATGATTCATCCAAATATGCTAGCGAAGTGCGTTCAGATGAAGCCACAGCAAAACAATTAGGGATAACAGGAGCACCTTTCTTTGTCATTGATAGAAAATACGCGATATCCGGCGCACAACCAACAGAGGTATTTTTAAAAGCTCTTAACCAAGCATCTCAATAA
- a CDS encoding glycoside hydrolase family 43 protein, with product MNQQQLPKPHQPLVTHIFTADPSVHVYEGKIYIYPSHDLDHDEPSNDNGDQYKMEDYHVLSMNNFDSPVVDHGEALHLRDIPWASKQLWAPDAAYKNNTYYLFFPARDHDGIFRLGVATSESPAGPFTPQPNYMEGSFSIDPAVLVDEDNQSYIYFGGLWGGQLEKWQTGSFVPDAEGPAPDQPALGPQVALLSDDMLSFQGKPSEISIVDEDGNPILAGDEERRYFEGPWVHKYNGYYYLSYSTGTTHKLVYAIGKNPMGPFTFKGEILSPVIGWTTHHSIVQVEDKWYLFYHDSSLSEGVNHKRCVKYSELKYNEDGTIQKINPYPDAE from the coding sequence ATGAATCAACAACAACTACCTAAGCCACACCAGCCGCTCGTAACCCACATCTTCACTGCGGACCCGTCCGTCCATGTCTACGAAGGCAAAATCTACATCTATCCTTCCCATGACCTCGATCATGACGAGCCGAGCAACGATAACGGCGACCAGTATAAAATGGAAGACTATCATGTCCTCTCGATGAACAACTTCGATTCTCCGGTGGTTGATCACGGCGAAGCGTTGCATCTGAGAGATATTCCGTGGGCCTCCAAGCAACTCTGGGCACCGGATGCCGCTTATAAGAACAATACCTATTACTTGTTCTTCCCGGCACGGGATCATGACGGCATCTTCCGTCTGGGTGTGGCAACATCAGAGTCTCCGGCAGGCCCGTTCACGCCGCAGCCGAATTATATGGAAGGCAGCTTCAGTATCGATCCGGCCGTACTGGTGGATGAAGACAATCAGTCATACATCTATTTCGGCGGACTCTGGGGCGGCCAGCTGGAGAAATGGCAGACCGGCAGCTTCGTGCCAGATGCAGAAGGACCTGCTCCTGACCAGCCGGCGCTTGGACCGCAAGTTGCACTGCTTAGCGACGACATGCTGTCCTTCCAGGGCAAGCCTTCCGAGATATCGATTGTCGATGAAGACGGAAATCCGATTCTGGCCGGGGATGAGGAACGAAGATATTTTGAAGGCCCATGGGTGCATAAATATAACGGCTATTACTACCTGTCCTACTCTACAGGAACCACGCATAAGCTCGTATATGCGATCGGCAAGAACCCGATGGGACCATTCACGTTCAAGGGCGAGATTCTCTCTCCGGTTATCGGCTGGACAACCCACCACTCCATAGTGCAAGTTGAAGACAAGTGGTATCTGTTCTATCACGACAGTTCCCTATCGGAAGGTGTCAACCACAAGCGCTGCGTTAAATATTCCGAGCTGAAATACAACGAAGACGGAACGATCCAGAAGATCAATCCTTATCCGGATGCCGAGTAA
- a CDS encoding nuclear transport factor 2 family protein, whose amino-acid sequence MKEEIIKKYFFMWVSRDFTSLDTYFSDDIIYRECYGAMYVGIEEVHLWIKKMLLKQVVLEWKIKNIHQVNETLFFVEWYFEAKEKQLYSFDGISMIRFDGNKIRLIEEYEAKHETFRPCKID is encoded by the coding sequence ATGAAAGAAGAAATTATAAAAAAATATTTCTTTATGTGGGTAAGTAGAGATTTTACGTCATTAGATACGTATTTTTCGGATGATATTATCTACCGCGAATGTTATGGAGCAATGTATGTGGGTATAGAGGAAGTCCATTTGTGGATCAAAAAAATGTTACTGAAGCAAGTTGTCTTAGAATGGAAGATAAAAAATATTCATCAAGTAAATGAAACCTTATTTTTTGTAGAATGGTATTTTGAAGCAAAAGAAAAACAACTTTATTCATTTGATGGTATATCAATGATTAGATTTGATGGAAATAAAATCCGATTAATAGAAGAGTATGAAGCTAAACATGAAACTTTTAGACCATGTAAGATTGACTAA
- a CDS encoding NAD-dependent epimerase/dehydratase family protein — protein MNKILVTGALGQIGSELVVKLREIYGADYVVATDLRSSAHEITRSGPFELLDVTNDKAMFEIAKRYEVDTIMHLAALLSATAEEKPLLAWNLNMGGLMNALEISRELGCQLFTPSSIGSFGPTTPKYNTPQDTIQRPNTMYGVNKVSGELLCDYYFHKYGLDTRGLRFPGLISYMTPPGGGTTDYAVEIYYAAVTTGRYTSYIAKGTDMDMMYMPDALNAIINLMEADSSRLIHRNSFNVTAMSVDPEAIAATIREEFPGFILDYDVDPKRQAIANSWPHSIDATAAKTEWGFHARYDLKAMTKDMLSQLSERQMLRKA, from the coding sequence ATGAACAAGATTTTGGTGACCGGGGCACTCGGCCAAATCGGTTCTGAGTTAGTTGTTAAATTACGTGAGATTTATGGTGCGGATTATGTCGTTGCTACGGATCTCAGGTCATCAGCCCACGAAATTACCCGATCCGGACCATTCGAGCTGCTGGACGTGACGAATGATAAGGCGATGTTCGAAATCGCCAAGCGGTACGAAGTTGATACCATCATGCATTTGGCTGCGCTGCTGTCGGCTACCGCAGAGGAGAAACCCCTGCTTGCCTGGAATTTGAATATGGGCGGATTGATGAATGCACTTGAAATATCCAGAGAGCTCGGCTGCCAATTGTTCACTCCAAGTTCCATTGGATCTTTTGGCCCTACGACTCCGAAATACAATACCCCGCAGGATACAATCCAGCGGCCCAATACGATGTACGGCGTGAACAAAGTGTCCGGTGAACTGCTTTGTGATTATTACTTTCACAAGTACGGCCTGGATACTAGGGGGCTGCGATTCCCAGGATTGATATCTTATATGACGCCTCCCGGTGGAGGAACGACGGATTACGCGGTGGAAATTTATTACGCAGCCGTGACGACTGGACGGTATACATCTTATATCGCCAAGGGCACAGACATGGACATGATGTATATGCCGGATGCCCTGAACGCTATTATCAATTTAATGGAAGCGGATTCATCCCGATTGATACACCGAAACTCATTTAATGTCACTGCAATGAGCGTGGATCCGGAGGCGATTGCTGCAACGATTCGGGAGGAATTTCCCGGTTTTATCCTAGATTATGACGTTGATCCGAAGAGACAGGCGATAGCCAATAGCTGGCCGCATTCCATTGATGCGACAGCAGCAAAAACAGAATGGGGATTTCATGCCCGCTACGACTTGAAGGCCATGACGAAGGATATGCTATCACAGCTAAGCGAGAGACAAATGCTTCGCAAAGCTTAA
- a CDS encoding SDR family NAD(P)-dependent oxidoreductase, translated as MKTIAIVGAGAGLGMSIAKKFGQNGFRVALIARNEEKLNQLVIELEQLGIEAASFQADILNKEQIEMAFAAIKEKYGYIDVLEYSPTPSFDTVAPTLDVTEENALYQFQYNVLGALSSVKQVLPDMLDKQSGALLFTTGGSAIHPVPMMGNVGIAISGLRNYIFNLNSELSDKGVYAGHLSIGIWMQPNSGVQDKIADIWYDMYTKRDRVEEFITEDKV; from the coding sequence ATGAAAACGATAGCGATTGTTGGAGCAGGAGCAGGTTTAGGAATGTCCATCGCGAAAAAATTCGGGCAAAATGGCTTCCGCGTAGCGCTTATTGCGCGAAATGAAGAAAAGTTGAACCAACTGGTTATTGAATTAGAACAATTGGGAATCGAAGCTGCTTCTTTTCAAGCGGACATATTAAACAAAGAACAAATTGAGATGGCATTTGCCGCTATTAAAGAGAAATACGGATATATTGATGTTCTTGAATACAGTCCAACGCCGAGCTTTGACACAGTAGCGCCAACACTAGATGTAACTGAAGAAAATGCGTTATACCAATTTCAATATAATGTTTTAGGTGCTTTATCGAGCGTTAAACAAGTGCTTCCGGATATGTTGGATAAGCAAAGTGGTGCCCTGTTATTTACGACTGGAGGCTCAGCAATTCACCCGGTACCGATGATGGGCAATGTCGGAATTGCAATCTCAGGACTTCGTAATTATATCTTTAATTTGAACAGCGAATTATCGGATAAAGGGGTTTATGCGGGTCATCTTTCAATTGGAATTTGGATGCAACCGAACTCAGGAGTTCAAGATAAAATCGCTGATATTTGGTACGACATGTACACCAAAAGAGACAGAGTAGAAGAGTTTATAACTGAAGATAAAGTGTAA
- a CDS encoding glycine C-acetyltransferase, producing MSSQALDQFLSSNIEDLKNKGLYNFIDTLQGANGPVIRIDGKSLINLSSNNYLGLATDYRLIDASVKAAQTYGAGAGAVRTINGTMDLHIELEEKLARFKKTEAVIVYQSGFNCNMAAISAVMDQHDAILSDELNHASIIDGCRLSRAKVIRFKHSDMNDLRQQAKEAKESGQYHKIMVITDGVFSMDGDIAKLPEIVEIAEEFDLITYVDDAHGSGVLGAGAGTVKHFELSDRIDFQIGTLSKAIGVVGGYVAGKKQLIEWLKLRSRPFLFSTSLPPAAIASCSASIDILMNDKELIEKLWANGNHLKNGLSRLGYDVGQSETPITPCIIGDEVTTQQFSKRLYEEGVYAKAILFPTVPKGTGRIRNMPTAAHTKEMLDQVISVYEKVGKEMKLI from the coding sequence ATGTCAAGTCAAGCATTGGACCAATTTTTAAGTTCGAACATCGAAGATCTAAAGAATAAAGGTCTATATAACTTCATCGATACACTGCAGGGGGCAAATGGTCCTGTTATTCGTATTGACGGAAAGTCCCTAATCAATTTGTCTTCTAATAACTATCTGGGCTTGGCAACAGATTACCGCCTGATTGACGCTTCAGTTAAGGCGGCGCAGACATACGGGGCAGGAGCAGGGGCTGTGAGAACAATTAATGGTACGATGGATCTTCATATTGAGCTTGAAGAAAAACTGGCTCGTTTCAAAAAAACGGAAGCCGTTATCGTGTATCAATCGGGATTTAACTGTAATATGGCTGCTATATCCGCTGTAATGGACCAGCATGATGCGATTTTATCCGATGAGCTGAACCACGCTTCCATTATTGATGGCTGCCGCCTGTCGAGAGCCAAGGTGATTCGCTTTAAGCATTCGGATATGAATGATTTAAGACAGCAGGCAAAAGAGGCCAAGGAATCCGGTCAGTACCATAAAATTATGGTCATCACCGACGGGGTTTTCTCCATGGATGGTGATATAGCAAAACTTCCCGAAATCGTGGAAATAGCAGAAGAATTCGATCTGATTACTTATGTCGATGATGCACACGGTTCGGGCGTTCTCGGAGCAGGTGCAGGAACCGTGAAGCATTTTGAATTGTCCGACCGCATCGACTTTCAAATCGGTACTCTTTCCAAGGCGATCGGCGTTGTCGGCGGTTATGTGGCGGGTAAAAAACAGTTGATCGAATGGTTGAAGCTGAGAAGCCGTCCGTTTCTGTTCTCGACATCGCTACCTCCGGCTGCAATCGCTTCCTGTAGCGCTTCTATCGACATTTTGATGAATGACAAAGAACTGATCGAGAAGCTATGGGCGAACGGCAATCATTTGAAAAATGGCTTGAGCCGGCTTGGATATGATGTAGGCCAAAGCGAAACTCCGATCACACCTTGTATCATTGGCGATGAAGTAACCACCCAACAGTTCAGCAAACGGCTCTATGAAGAAGGCGTTTACGCCAAGGCAATCCTGTTTCCTACGGTTCCGAAAGGAACTGGAAGAATACGCAACATGCCGACAGCTGCCCATACCAAGGAGATGCTCGACCAAGTGATCTCTGTTTATGAGAAAGTTGGCAAGGAAATGAAGCTGATTTAG